aggagtgtgcagccATCACGTGCCCGATCTGGATGCTGGATTTGGGACATGATAGGGACATCCCCCTTTTTTTGTTAATGGTCGAGAAAGTCAAGTTGCTCATAATATTGTAAAAGCACCACTATGTCTTTTGATGAAGGTTCTAAATCCTATGGTGTGCCCCATACAATCACATGCAAGAATGCATGAGATGGGGTATGCTTCTTGTAACTACTCACAATTTGTTGAACCAAATGATTCTCTAATGTCTATTAAGGTCAATACACACACAAATGAAGAGTTGAAACAATTTAAAATGCATACACCCCGGCATTTGCTCGTGGTTGCTGAAGTAGATGATAACCTTGTGGCAACACAAATCcacatagcatggtatgcaaAGTTGATACAGTATGGAAGAATTAGGTTTTGAAAAAATTCTACAATAATCTTCAAATGAGAAAGACAATTCCTTAATTGTATCTAAATGTCATTAGCACCAAGATGAATTAAAACAATGAATGATAACACCAACAATGTATACCAAGCCTATAAAGCTTAAATATGGCTGTCGTTTAAAGCATATCATCTTATCATGTGTAAAGACAACAAACATCCAGAGGAGTTACAGTGCCATGTATAAAGATGGTcctaagaaaaaaaatcatgaaacaaATATCACAATATCTAAGAAATCATTGTAAATATAACAAATATTATAGGCAGAGGGTATtaaaacttcaaaaaaaaaaaaaaaaaacaaacaaataaaCAAACAAAAGGAATAACAGTGTGAATTCAGTCAGTTTGGCATTTGGGAACAATTCGACAAGATTGCAAAGTTCAGAACTTGGCAAAAATCTAGTAAATTCAAAAAAGTGCAGAAAAAAGTTTGGGATATTAaaatgtaaaaaattttaaatatttgtgAGAGTGTATAGATATGTAATACTTATGCACAATACAATAAGACAGATATTTATAACCAAAGTCACCACATTTTCAAAATTGATAACCAAGCCAATTTGTGCAAACTACAAgttcaaaaaattatctaaaattacaGCTTGCACATTTCAAGGAAGACTAGAAACGGGAAATGATATAAACTAAAAACCGAGTATTTCAGATAAATAAGAGATTTGAAGCGTACCTATTCTAAGCTTATAATAGGAGTATGGATGAAAAAGACAGCTAGTCAGCTTCTTTTTCCAAAGCCTCCAACCCATGAGCTGTTGTGCGGGCGATTATGGAAAAAGGCAAATTGTAGTGGAGAAAAAAAGATAACAGGAgtaaagaggagaagaaaagaaagggagagagaaaaagaaaggtccCTTTAGTTTGGTTGCCAGGAATTGGAAAAAGCATTTTTCTAATATCTTGGTTGCCGCTTTAACTTATCAGGCCTTTTACAACCTATGCGATCATGACCCACACATATGTCCTGAGTATAATATTTTCTTGATTGCATGTCGAAGTGGAGCTGCGGCCAGCAAGCTCTTTACGTTATCAGCAAACAATTCAGAAAAtcacaaattatttatgattttgaaaattaatgAATCATTTGTGATCCACTCATGCATTGACAAATTATTCATCAGAGTGATTCAGCCAAACAGCCAGAGCGAATTATttgtgtatttttttttcaaaactcaCTGAGTTTTGTTACTCTGAATTCAAATGCTGGAACATATTTTCATCCAACCTTTCAGAGTAGAGGTTGTTTCTTGCTAAGGTTTCTAAAATCATGATTCTCATTAAGATATGCAAGTAAGATAACAGCACTCATGAAGCCCTTGTTATTATTTTCCTTCTCATTTCTCATTACAAGATCTGTTCCTATCTTGGTTTTTCCTACTTACCACATGAACAAGGAAtacgcattaaaaaaaaaaaaagatagaacaaGAAATCAAGTCATTCATAGAAAGGAAAAAGGTAGAACTGATTAATCACAAAGTGTGAGAAAAATGAGTTAGATGGTTTGGGCATGTACAACATAGATCAAGACATGCACCAATTGAAGAAATAGTTTGATACAAGTAGAAAAGGGGGTAGAGATAGACTGATAATCACATCGGATGATTTCATAAGGACAGACCAGACATTGctatatctttcaaaaaaatGTGGCCTCAAACAGAGAATGGAGGAAAAGGTTTTATGTAGCTGAATCCAAGTAGTTAAGGATTAACGCTTAGCTGAGTTGAGTAGAATTATGTTTTGTTTCCAATGTCCCATATATTTCCTTTTCTTTGATAGGCAAACCATGTGTCCGCATATCAGAAATATAGCATCGCATGTTAGCTCTATAAAATCCATCAGGCACTCTAGATTTGTCTTAACTTTAACCTCAACAAAATGCAATAGTCAAGCACAACATCAGCGCACTCCTTGCTGCTTTAATGACCTATCAAACACTGGAAACTGCACGACCAATCGTCCTTTATTCTAACAAATATAACTGTAGCTCGAAGACCATCAACTTCTaggaaaaaattatctaatattcATATATCTGAAATGTCCACTTCCTTCTCCATTCTCTTTCTCACACACCCACCACAGCCAAACAAGGTATGCATTTTGCCACACTGTACCAACAAAGGATCATTGAAACGGTATCATAACTGCATATGAAATGTTCCCCTAGTACAGACCAGGAGTGAGGTGCAAGATTCCAAAGAAGAAAAAGACGTCAAGAAAAGACAATCAAGACTCAACAGATCATTGATCTATAACAGTCCAAAACTCAAGCATCGTATAACCAGGTTTCAATCATCAATAGCAACTTAATTATAACCACTTTGTGTCCCATTTTATTAACAATTTCAAATCCACACAACGGAAAAAAAGCTCCAGCATATGAACCTCCGCCGCTACTAACAGTTAAAAAAAAAGGGGTGAATTTTGAGTTTAGGGTTCgccaaaaattgaaaattttcagccaatatatgaattgaaatcaAGCGTAGTCGCCACAATTAGGATTTCCATACCTCGAAAGGATTTGAGCATCAAGATCCTTCCTCAAATTAAAAGCCGATCCATAGGTTAGAGCTAATCCAGTCCGTTTCTTCTCCTCCCAAAACCTACTTgtctgaacaagagaaaaaaatcaaaaaagaaaaagggggggcTAAGACTAGGGTTTCTTCCAGAGCTAAAAAATTTCAGTAACTACAACCTTCGGACATAGAACTAAGAGCAGAGATTAGATGCGAGAGAAAAACGATCCAAGAGGTTGGAGAGCAAAAGGATTACGGATTCACGAAGCGATTCGAGTGGGTGATATCCGACGATGTCGCCTTTAATCCCGTTCAATCCGAAGCGGAGGATGTCATGGTTCGCTGCCACATCGTGTTCGATCGATTTGGACgccattttatttttctctccttctccTATTTCGCTCTCTTGGTTCGCCTACTCTGGGGAAAGAAACCACTGTTTTCCTACTTGATCTCAGGGAAGAGGGGCGGCCTTCAGAAACTTTAACAGCAAGAAAGTATGGATCAGCTGCGTAGATACAGAGTAGAGCACTCTTCATAGCACGGAATAGATGGTTGACACGTGGAGGAATCCCCACAAAATCTCGAAGCACACCAACATCTCGGTGTATCTCGGCCCAGATAATTTGTTCAGTGAAAATTGATTTGGCTGTCTCCTTATGTTGAGTAACCAAGATATCACGATATATCCAACGATATATCTCGATATCTTGGCTCAGGTATATCTTCTATGATTGAAATTTGATTGGATATCATCACACGCTCACCATAACCAAACATAATTTGATAACATAtagaatcaaaataaataatatcatatttCATGACATATCAACATATGGTACGTGTGTTGTCCACAACTTGGTTGACAGATGGATCTTTATCtttatcaataataaaattaaattgaacATATCAAGTCAGCTTGCATGTATATCTAAAGCACCCAATTAATCTAGAGtcaatatttaatataataaaattttaaaacctaCCTCCTAGCTAAGTTAATTaattaatcattaatttttaatcttctaaatttaAAATTCCTATCTTCCATCCGAATCGTAATATCAGAATTtcataatttgatcacaatccaagttaaaaaattatcataacttATGAGTCAAGAGAAAGATTCATACTAGACTCTTCAAGTCCAAATTGTTGTCCTCTCTATAAGATTAGGAGTTTGAGAAATAATCCACgataaaaaagaagatcaagatatGGATTATGAATTCATGTGGCAATTCTTCTTCTCGAGGTTAGAGATTAGGCTGGAGAGAGTAACATGGAGTGAGATAGAAAAGGATTAGCCTCTCTATCAATcacgaagagaagagaaagggagagaaggaGAGTGGAGTCTTTTTCCTTAATAGAGAAAATAAGACAAAAAGAGATTGGTGAACAAGCCTCGCCCCAACCATAATGagtctaagagagagagagagagagagggaagaaaaAAGATGAGTGAGAGTATGAAAGATCTCCATCGTTGGAGATCTATACGAAGTGGGAGAGTAAGAAAGGgagggagggaaagagagaggtcCTGGTGGAGATGCAGACCAAGCTGGAAGGCATGGATATCAAAATAACATAGaacagagagagaaaaagaagcaaaaagagaaaaagaggaggcaCCAGCTGATTAGTCACATTTGATGAGGCAGTAATGGTAAAGCTCAATGATCAAATAGTCGGTTATAGATTTATAAATATGGAGGAGGAATAAGAGAGGGATAatcgagagagagacagagagaggatGAAGAAGGAGACCGAGAGTGCTTGACAATACACTATCTATCGATAAAGATTTAGTGGTAGGAGTGGCATATGGTATGGTACAACTCAtatcaaaaaaagagataatgCTGCAATCACCATCAACTATCAGATAGGAGAAGATGAGCTCCTTGATGCCATTAGAACATGGTGCCCTACTCCATCTTCCTTTCTAAGCCCATGTTTAGCCAAATAGGTAGCAATGCCACTAGTTGATGCCTATGGTGTGGGAGAAATGGCAATACCGACATTTGCTAGTCCCCTCAATAGCCAAATATGACTGGATCTTATTCAATTAAACCGTCCAATCACTACATTTACTAACTATTTTATTCAGTATATAATAGCCC
The DNA window shown above is from Elaeis guineensis isolate ETL-2024a chromosome 8, EG11, whole genome shotgun sequence and carries:
- the LOC105049777 gene encoding cyclin-B1-2; its protein translation is MASKSIEHDVAANHDILRFGLNGIKGDIVGYHPLESLRESTSRFWEEKKRTGLALTYGSAFNLRKDLDAQILSRFQRPSGSLPSSMLGFEALTGGLDDFGFEDYLNVPQDSETFVPPDMHHAMEVRLGISKGPVCPSRK